A stretch of the Bacillus licheniformis DSM 13 = ATCC 14580 genome encodes the following:
- the gpG gene encoding phage tail assembly chaperone G, producing the protein MAQKHISIKLWFEEEGKYKTFIAPRTNTKTLFEALKLDETASKAKNLKEVLKSLEDRMKFIVRVFHNQFTLEDFQEGLQSFEVSDEVRRIMGEIMGYEEPDEEEDFLPAAETEDLQLKTE; encoded by the coding sequence ATGGCTCAAAAACATATTTCTATTAAATTATGGTTTGAAGAAGAAGGAAAATATAAAACGTTTATTGCTCCCCGTACAAACACAAAGACGTTGTTTGAAGCCTTAAAGTTAGATGAGACAGCTTCTAAAGCAAAAAATCTTAAAGAAGTACTCAAAAGCCTTGAGGATCGTATGAAATTCATTGTACGGGTATTTCACAATCAATTTACTTTAGAGGATTTTCAAGAAGGATTACAGTCCTTTGAAGTTTCCGATGAAGTAAGACGAATTATGGGAGAAATCATGGGCTATGAAGAACCAGATGAGGAAGAAGATTTTTTGCCAGCAGCGGAAACGGAGGACTTACAGTTGAAAACGGAATAG
- a CDS encoding major tail protein has protein sequence MPEYSSVTGLEGVKFAPLKKENGFYVATKIIDYPYAINAKVNTETSTEKQYADNKLVDMAVTTGSTKLELEMRDLPMEILEELFGIEETDGIYMFKKNVIAPWVAMSFYGPKANGKNRHVGLVKGRFSLPDDEWKTKEEKTDFQTVKLSAEFMEREQDNAYKVLADEDAPNFNLDKFYEKVFGNAYKNPDSGSDNKSSVDIGKTV, from the coding sequence ATGCCTGAATACAGTTCAGTTACCGGATTGGAAGGCGTTAAATTTGCGCCTTTAAAAAAGGAAAATGGCTTTTATGTGGCTACAAAAATTATTGATTACCCTTACGCAATTAACGCGAAGGTCAATACGGAAACATCAACAGAAAAGCAGTATGCAGACAACAAACTGGTGGATATGGCTGTCACGACTGGTTCCACAAAATTGGAGCTTGAAATGCGGGATCTGCCAATGGAAATTTTGGAGGAATTGTTTGGGATAGAAGAAACAGACGGGATCTATATGTTCAAAAAGAATGTTATCGCGCCATGGGTTGCGATGTCTTTCTATGGGCCAAAAGCGAACGGCAAGAATCGCCATGTAGGCTTAGTGAAAGGGCGTTTTTCTCTTCCGGATGATGAATGGAAAACAAAAGAAGAAAAGACTGATTTTCAGACGGTCAAACTTTCTGCTGAATTTATGGAGCGCGAACAAGACAACGCCTATAAAGTATTGGCTGATGAGGACGCACCGAATTTCAATTTGGACAAGTTTTATGAAAAAGTGTTTGGCAATGCTTATAAAAATCCGGACTCAGGCTCTGATAATAAATCCAGCGTAGACATTGGAAAGACAGTATAA
- a CDS encoding HK97-gp10 family putative phage morphogenesis protein produces the protein MKFEIEMQGFKELDSYLSSLARKDEKINKATVKAGGAVLAKEIKKNAPRSNIGGSHPHIDEDIIVGNRTRKDPDGEIYAVVGPTKDTKFRVHLPEFGTIHQPANPSIQRSMLSANERMLQAMASVIKRGYKL, from the coding sequence ATGAAATTTGAAATAGAAATGCAGGGCTTTAAAGAATTAGATTCATATTTATCCTCACTCGCAAGGAAGGATGAAAAAATAAATAAAGCTACTGTAAAAGCTGGGGGCGCTGTTCTTGCGAAGGAAATTAAAAAGAATGCTCCCCGTTCCAATATTGGGGGGAGCCATCCCCACATTGATGAAGATATTATCGTTGGTAATCGTACGAGAAAGGACCCCGATGGTGAGATATATGCAGTGGTTGGTCCTACAAAAGATACGAAGTTCCGTGTCCACTTGCCTGAATTCGGAACCATTCATCAGCCGGCTAACCCGTCTATTCAGCGGAGTATGCTAAGTGCCAATGAGAGGATGCTTCAGGCGATGGCAAGCGTTATAAAAAGAGGGTACAAGCTATGA
- a CDS encoding phage head closure protein, whose protein sequence is MLNDMRYRIKFQKKKEGGRLPVEGDYETVVECWAKAEGLKGREYYAAAAVKKEETVKFTIRHREGIGKHMRILFQNQSYEIESIIPNYSRKNFTTIRAKAVE, encoded by the coding sequence ATGCTGAATGACATGCGATATCGAATCAAGTTTCAAAAGAAAAAAGAAGGCGGCCGTCTCCCTGTGGAAGGTGACTATGAAACGGTCGTTGAATGCTGGGCAAAAGCTGAAGGATTAAAAGGCCGGGAATATTATGCGGCCGCTGCCGTCAAGAAGGAAGAAACAGTAAAATTTACGATCCGACACCGTGAAGGTATTGGTAAACATATGCGGATTCTTTTTCAAAACCAATCATATGAAATAGAATCTATCATACCGAACTATTCCCGGAAAAATTTCACCACAATTAGGGCAAAGGCGGTGGAATAA
- a CDS encoding head-tail connector protein, whose translation MTETQQKELEEAKKFLRVDGDLEDDLILGFIASAKEYITSATGLKFPNNSARADLCVKAFVTHWYENREIAGTTSNLDGVLTTLINQLKYTVSETDADAE comes from the coding sequence ATGACTGAAACCCAACAAAAAGAGCTTGAAGAGGCGAAAAAATTCCTCCGGGTCGATGGTGATCTGGAGGATGATTTAATTCTTGGGTTTATCGCTTCAGCAAAAGAATACATTACATCCGCAACGGGCCTGAAATTTCCTAATAATTCAGCTCGCGCAGATTTGTGTGTAAAGGCTTTTGTAACTCACTGGTATGAAAACCGTGAAATAGCTGGCACAACTTCAAACCTTGATGGAGTTCTGACAACGTTGATCAATCAATTAAAATACACAGTTTCGGAGACTGATGCCGATGCTGAATGA
- a CDS encoding collagen-like protein, producing the protein MADQFLNQSNGVFTSAEDDGTGKPVTPVYLKDNSEENPLYIKGMQGEPGPQGPQGPKGDKGDTGPQGPQGEPGPQGPKGDKGDPAVIEEKSITHEMLGEKVVRSNNVGTGSIMMDNLNSEVKAIFEDLQKQIDELKGGTSS; encoded by the coding sequence ATGGCAGATCAATTTTTAAACCAAAGTAACGGCGTATTCACTTCTGCGGAGGACGATGGCACGGGCAAACCGGTAACGCCCGTTTATTTGAAGGACAACAGCGAAGAAAATCCTTTATACATCAAAGGAATGCAAGGGGAACCTGGTCCGCAGGGGCCACAAGGACCAAAAGGGGACAAGGGAGATACTGGCCCACAAGGCCCACAAGGAGAACCAGGACCCCAGGGACCAAAAGGTGACAAAGGTGATCCTGCTGTCATTGAAGAAAAAAGCATTACCCATGAAATGCTTGGTGAAAAGGTAGTAAGAAGCAACAACGTAGGAACTGGTAGCATCATGATGGACAACTTAAACAGCGAAGTAAAGGCCATTTTTGAAGACCTACAAAAGCAAATTGATGAATTAAAAGGCGGAACATCTAGTTAA
- a CDS encoding phage major capsid protein — MKQKKLLRLDIQFFAGGGMSKKERELRQTLAEKRTRIEALTDEGKMDEAKKLLAEAQQIKDQIQTYEDLRNMQVSYAQEEPQQDPEAKNPQQPTDDIAKTDAKNHAQLFASALRTGKVPQPLAAMKEGVDEDGGLIVPQDISTKINEKRRQFDTLANLVDVIPVSTNKGSRVLEKLADITPLVNLEELADIEELENPKFENIKYSIKDYAGILVLSNDLLADTQEALLQYLSNWLAKKSAVTRNTLILNQLGTLAKTTVSKQDDIKDILNVKLDPAINATTKVVTNQSGFNVLDKLKDAFGRYLLQPNPTDPTKKLLFGKPVSVISDKYLPNGGTKTTPKYPLIIGDLKEAVKLFDRQQYSILTTNVGGKAFYRNSTDMRIIEREDVVLWDTDAVVYAEFASIKDAVPDNETPSTGDTEDKSVDVGK, encoded by the coding sequence TTGAAACAGAAAAAGTTATTGAGACTTGATATTCAATTTTTTGCCGGGGGCGGAATGTCCAAAAAAGAACGAGAATTGCGCCAGACCTTGGCGGAAAAACGTACAAGAATTGAAGCACTGACCGATGAAGGGAAAATGGACGAAGCCAAAAAACTGCTTGCTGAGGCTCAACAAATTAAAGATCAAATTCAAACATATGAGGATTTACGAAACATGCAGGTTTCATATGCACAAGAAGAGCCGCAGCAAGATCCAGAGGCAAAGAACCCGCAACAGCCAACGGATGATATCGCCAAAACAGATGCGAAAAATCATGCTCAGCTTTTTGCATCTGCCCTTAGAACAGGCAAAGTACCACAGCCTCTTGCCGCGATGAAAGAAGGTGTGGATGAGGACGGCGGGCTTATTGTACCGCAGGATATCTCCACGAAAATAAATGAAAAACGACGTCAATTTGATACGTTGGCAAATCTCGTCGATGTCATTCCGGTATCAACAAACAAAGGGTCAAGGGTTCTTGAAAAACTAGCGGATATCACCCCGTTAGTAAATCTTGAGGAATTAGCAGATATTGAAGAATTAGAGAACCCTAAATTTGAAAACATAAAGTATAGCATTAAAGACTATGCCGGGATTTTGGTTCTTTCTAATGATTTGCTTGCAGATACACAAGAAGCACTTTTGCAGTACCTTTCTAATTGGCTTGCCAAAAAGTCGGCCGTGACCCGCAATACGTTGATTCTTAATCAATTAGGAACACTTGCAAAAACCACAGTATCGAAGCAGGACGACATTAAAGACATTCTCAATGTCAAACTTGATCCGGCTATTAATGCCACGACTAAAGTTGTCACGAACCAATCAGGATTTAACGTGTTAGATAAACTGAAAGACGCTTTCGGCCGTTACCTGCTTCAGCCGAACCCTACTGATCCAACTAAAAAATTATTGTTCGGTAAGCCGGTATCCGTCATTTCTGATAAGTATTTGCCAAACGGCGGTACAAAAACGACTCCAAAATATCCATTAATCATTGGAGACCTTAAAGAAGCTGTCAAACTCTTTGATCGTCAGCAATATTCCATTTTAACGACAAATGTCGGTGGTAAAGCATTCTACCGTAACTCTACAGATATGCGAATCATTGAACGTGAGGACGTTGTACTTTGGGACACGGATGCTGTTGTTTACGCGGAATTTGCATCTATTAAAGACGCTGTTCCCGACAATGAAACTCCAAGTACCGGCGACACAGAAGATAAATCAGTTGACGTTGGAAAATAA
- a CDS encoding head maturation protease, ClpP-related: MATEQKKKNKYWNMKVLNDSTAEITLYGSITGEGWFSESSSKAFQAELKSLGDVSSIDLYINSPGGDVFEGQAIHSMLQRHKAKINVYVDALAGSIASVIAMAGDKITMPSNAMMMIHNPYMGMVGNAAEFRKAADDLDKITESIVSTYLAKAGDKLDDGTLRQLLDEETWLTADEALNYGLIDEVSESKDVAACIDHQVLAHFKHVPGKIVAQSTAESPAEETKPDELLKQKINMKLELLNL; the protein is encoded by the coding sequence ATGGCAACGGAACAGAAGAAGAAAAACAAGTATTGGAACATGAAGGTTCTGAATGATTCGACTGCTGAAATCACGCTTTACGGTTCTATTACTGGCGAAGGATGGTTTAGCGAGAGCTCGTCCAAGGCCTTTCAGGCTGAGTTGAAAAGTTTAGGTGACGTGAGCTCTATTGATTTGTACATTAATTCGCCCGGTGGGGATGTTTTCGAGGGGCAGGCTATTCATTCGATGCTTCAGCGTCACAAGGCAAAAATCAATGTCTATGTGGATGCACTGGCTGGAAGTATTGCTTCTGTCATTGCAATGGCCGGCGATAAAATTACGATGCCAAGTAACGCCATGATGATGATTCACAACCCATACATGGGGATGGTCGGGAATGCCGCGGAATTCCGGAAGGCAGCCGATGATCTGGATAAGATTACTGAAAGTATCGTTTCCACATATCTTGCGAAAGCAGGAGACAAACTGGACGACGGGACTTTACGCCAGCTGCTGGATGAGGAAACCTGGCTCACCGCCGATGAAGCTTTAAATTATGGCTTGATCGATGAGGTTTCAGAGTCAAAGGATGTAGCAGCCTGCATTGATCATCAGGTACTGGCACATTTTAAACATGTTCCAGGCAAAATTGTTGCTCAATCTACTGCTGAAAGTCCGGCTGAAGAAACTAAGCCGGATGAATTACTAAAACAAAAGATCAATATGAAACTTGAACTCTTAAATCTTTAA
- a CDS encoding phage portal protein, with product MLLSRLKSGIKNEIAEEDSGSLLHPVDWFKNIFAGSESASGERVSTKTAVLHPDVYACVIVLADDIAKLPIKLFQNQNGNIQQVQNKVSDIILNKVNDYMTSFVWKRLLVTRLCTWGNSYNLLLFDKDGNVTGIRPLDPEATNTNIDPDNGRVWYSTTIDGRYREFFYEEVLHFKNLSLDGIVGQTPISVIRDNIGSNRAATKFNAKFYKNGGAPFGVVKAPTLLDRKSKQILREDWERVNAGQSIAVLDAGLDYSQVTMPMKDAQFIESMKWNRQQIASIYKVPPHKIGELDRATFSNIEQQSLDYVKTTLQPIVTNIEQELNDKVLTEKQQGAGYYFKFNLESELRGDSKSRAEFYKTMQSVGAFSVNTILQKEDMTGIGEIGDEHYGNLNLVPLSIMKEYQLSKVKRSSNRLKGGDGNGTEEEKQVLEHEGSE from the coding sequence ATGCTATTAAGCCGTTTAAAGAGCGGAATAAAAAATGAAATTGCTGAAGAGGATAGCGGTTCCCTTCTCCATCCGGTTGATTGGTTCAAAAATATTTTTGCTGGATCTGAAAGCGCATCTGGTGAAAGGGTATCAACAAAAACGGCCGTTCTTCATCCGGATGTATATGCCTGTGTGATTGTTTTGGCGGATGATATTGCGAAACTGCCGATTAAACTTTTTCAGAATCAAAATGGAAACATACAACAGGTTCAAAATAAAGTCAGCGATATCATTCTGAACAAAGTCAATGACTATATGACAAGCTTTGTGTGGAAGCGGCTTTTGGTTACAAGGCTTTGCACTTGGGGAAACAGCTACAACCTTTTACTTTTTGATAAAGACGGAAATGTGACGGGTATCAGACCATTGGATCCGGAAGCAACCAACACAAATATTGATCCCGATAACGGGCGTGTTTGGTACTCCACAACGATTGACGGCAGATACCGTGAGTTTTTTTATGAAGAGGTGCTGCATTTTAAAAACCTGTCTCTTGACGGAATTGTGGGGCAAACTCCGATTTCAGTTATTCGGGACAATATAGGGTCAAATAGAGCTGCCACAAAATTCAACGCGAAATTTTACAAGAATGGCGGTGCACCGTTCGGTGTTGTTAAAGCGCCGACCCTTTTAGATCGAAAAAGTAAACAAATTCTTAGAGAAGACTGGGAGCGGGTGAATGCGGGGCAGTCTATTGCAGTTTTAGACGCCGGGCTTGATTATTCACAGGTAACCATGCCTATGAAAGATGCCCAATTTATTGAATCGATGAAATGGAATCGCCAACAGATTGCATCGATTTATAAGGTGCCTCCGCATAAAATAGGTGAGCTGGACAGGGCAACATTTTCAAATATTGAGCAACAATCCTTAGATTATGTCAAAACCACTTTACAGCCAATCGTCACAAATATTGAACAAGAGTTAAACGATAAGGTTTTGACAGAGAAGCAGCAGGGAGCTGGCTATTACTTTAAATTTAACCTGGAATCAGAGCTTCGCGGGGATAGTAAATCACGTGCTGAATTTTATAAAACGATGCAAAGCGTAGGCGCCTTTAGCGTCAATACTATTCTTCAAAAAGAGGACATGACAGGTATCGGGGAGATCGGCGATGAGCATTATGGAAACTTAAACCTTGTTCCCCTTTCAATTATGAAAGAGTATCAACTTAGCAAGGTCAAACGGTCTTCAAATCGCCTGAAAGGGGGTGATGGCAACGGAACAGAAGAAGAAAAACAAGTATTGGAACATGAAGGTTCTGAATGA
- a CDS encoding DUF1056 family protein: MKILKTLQLFLEDILLIAGMVFISIAIYRINVNAGLIATGVFLFSLASLAGFVRQKNKDEGGK, encoded by the coding sequence TTGAAAATTTTAAAAACCTTACAGCTATTTTTAGAGGATATCTTGCTTATTGCGGGCATGGTATTCATTTCAATAGCCATATATCGAATAAACGTAAACGCGGGTTTAATCGCAACCGGTGTTTTTTTATTTTCTCTTGCCAGCTTGGCAGGATTTGTTCGTCAAAAAAATAAGGATGAGGGAGGGAAATAG
- a CDS encoding terminase large subunit, whose product MNTIKQFMIDYSRDVISGEIVACEKHIWACQRFLNDIKREGTREFPYVFDDEKARRFLYWMTQFKHTKGPLAGENIVPDRIQIFIFGNVYGWIHKDTGYRRFTKVYWQVGRKNAKTQSLACVASYEAMANNEKMSEVYIGATKTEQAQICWKEIKAQIEGCELLNKPEQKYRIAYSTIEHPKTNSTIKALSKDAGKTGDGFNPQCGIIDEYHAHKTSEIYDILESGMGARTQPIMVIITTAGHELNNPAYRVEYDYVSRLLDPNKVETNEQYFVMVNEIDKDDDIKDERNWIKANPILASHEVGKKYLRDRLEMALAVPEKMRDFLTKNMNVWVNMRDGGYMDMQAWKDCGSDQFPDLSGRECYVGIDLSKRIDLTAVSFIFPLDNGSFAVDSHGFMPEDTFYERMKTDNVPYDLWKEKNWLTVTDGAVVDYDYIRAYIKKMEKEKGWRIKEIAYDPYNATQFAQQMEADGYVMIEIRQGVATLSEPTKDFREKVKAKKIIHNKNDLLTWAMGNAVTKVDAQENIMLDKSKSTQRIDPAAALINAHVRASQIDTAIDLNAYIQSGSFSL is encoded by the coding sequence ATGAATACAATTAAACAGTTTATGATTGATTACTCGCGCGATGTGATATCGGGCGAGATTGTTGCGTGCGAAAAGCATATATGGGCTTGTCAGCGGTTTTTAAATGATATTAAAAGAGAAGGAACAAGAGAGTTTCCTTACGTGTTTGACGATGAAAAAGCCCGTCGCTTTCTTTACTGGATGACGCAATTCAAACATACAAAAGGGCCATTAGCTGGTGAAAACATAGTTCCAGATCGTATTCAAATCTTTATTTTCGGTAATGTTTATGGCTGGATTCATAAAGATACAGGATACCGCCGTTTTACAAAAGTGTATTGGCAGGTTGGCCGTAAAAATGCAAAGACTCAGAGTCTAGCATGTGTTGCATCCTATGAAGCAATGGCAAACAATGAGAAAATGTCTGAAGTTTATATAGGGGCAACAAAGACGGAGCAGGCTCAAATATGTTGGAAGGAGATAAAAGCCCAAATAGAAGGGTGCGAACTTCTAAACAAACCTGAGCAAAAATACAGGATTGCATACAGCACCATTGAACACCCAAAAACAAATTCAACCATCAAAGCTTTATCTAAAGATGCAGGGAAGACCGGTGACGGATTTAACCCGCAATGCGGCATAATCGATGAATATCATGCTCATAAAACGTCAGAGATTTACGATATCCTGGAGTCGGGGATGGGCGCAAGAACGCAGCCGATCATGGTTATTATCACGACAGCGGGGCACGAGTTAAACAATCCGGCCTATCGTGTGGAGTATGATTATGTTTCACGTCTTCTCGATCCAAACAAAGTAGAGACAAATGAACAGTATTTTGTCATGGTGAACGAAATAGATAAAGACGATGACATAAAGGATGAAAGGAATTGGATAAAGGCTAATCCGATATTAGCTTCTCATGAAGTTGGGAAAAAATATTTGCGAGATCGTCTTGAAATGGCTCTGGCTGTTCCTGAAAAGATGAGGGATTTCCTGACCAAGAATATGAATGTTTGGGTTAATATGCGCGACGGTGGATACATGGATATGCAGGCTTGGAAGGATTGCGGATCTGATCAGTTCCCTGATTTATCCGGCCGTGAGTGCTATGTAGGGATTGACTTGTCAAAACGAATTGACCTGACAGCTGTCTCGTTTATTTTCCCATTGGATAATGGGAGCTTTGCTGTGGATAGTCACGGTTTTATGCCTGAAGATACCTTCTATGAGCGCATGAAGACAGATAACGTGCCGTATGATTTGTGGAAGGAAAAGAACTGGTTAACCGTCACCGACGGCGCTGTTGTCGATTATGACTATATCAGGGCTTACATTAAAAAAATGGAGAAAGAGAAAGGCTGGCGGATCAAAGAAATTGCCTATGACCCGTATAATGCTACACAGTTTGCCCAACAGATGGAGGCAGACGGATATGTGATGATTGAAATTCGGCAGGGTGTTGCCACACTTTCAGAGCCTACGAAAGACTTCCGCGAAAAAGTGAAGGCGAAAAAGATCATCCATAATAAAAACGATCTGCTGACTTGGGCTATGGGGAACGCCGTTACAAAAGTGGATGCCCAGGAAAATATAATGCTGGATAAGTCCAAGTCCACACAACGGATTGACCCGGCAGCCGCGCTTATTAATGCACATGTTCGGGCTTCACAAATTGATACGGCGATCGACTTAAACGCTTATATTCAGTCTGGATCTTTCAGTCTGTAG
- a CDS encoding phage terminase small subunit P27 family, protein MPRPAKSAALQLIQGNPNKKNTKELAARAKHEKKLKMRSENIKPPTWLDKVAKKEFKRIAALLSEVEIMTEADISMLAAYCNAYSQYISITKIIEEDGIMIHTEGQGENGKPVKLIGEEHPLLKRQKNFYDQMKSAANDFGLTPSARAKLAITKTQEEREKTLAEKEFSNV, encoded by the coding sequence ATGCCGAGACCTGCAAAATCCGCAGCCCTTCAATTAATACAGGGCAATCCAAATAAAAAGAATACGAAAGAGCTTGCAGCCAGGGCCAAACATGAAAAAAAGTTGAAAATGCGCTCTGAAAATATCAAACCGCCTACCTGGCTGGATAAGGTGGCTAAAAAAGAATTTAAGCGGATTGCTGCTTTATTATCTGAGGTGGAAATTATGACGGAGGCGGATATCAGCATGTTAGCCGCCTATTGTAATGCCTATTCTCAGTACATTTCTATTACAAAAATTATTGAGGAAGACGGCATCATGATTCATACAGAGGGTCAAGGTGAAAACGGGAAGCCGGTCAAGTTGATTGGAGAAGAGCATCCCCTACTGAAACGACAGAAAAACTTCTATGATCAAATGAAATCGGCTGCTAATGATTTCGGACTCACACCGTCTGCACGTGCCAAGCTCGCGATCACGAAAACCCAGGAAGAACGGGAGAAGACTTTAGCAGAAAAGGAGTTTAGTAATGTATGA
- a CDS encoding HNH endonuclease has product MPPKPLRECKAYGCKALTREGYCPDHKHVQQEETKHYNKHSRNKTLTSFYKSTDWKRTRELVLLRDNRLCQRCLREHRFTPADMVHHIVEVKQDWSKRLDFSNLESLCNACHNKVHGDRSKSVK; this is encoded by the coding sequence ATGCCGCCTAAACCATTAAGGGAGTGCAAGGCCTATGGGTGTAAGGCCCTTACCCGAGAGGGCTACTGCCCTGACCATAAGCACGTCCAGCAGGAGGAAACGAAACATTACAACAAACATTCAAGAAACAAAACATTAACAAGTTTTTATAAATCAACAGATTGGAAACGAACAAGAGAACTTGTTTTGCTTCGAGACAATCGTCTTTGCCAGCGATGCTTGAGAGAACATCGATTCACTCCTGCCGACATGGTCCATCATATTGTGGAGGTGAAGCAGGACTGGTCCAAGCGTTTAGACTTTTCAAACCTTGAAAGTCTCTGCAATGCTTGCCATAACAAGGTTCACGGCGACCGAAGCAAGTCGGTCAAGTAG
- the cotD gene encoding spore coat protein CotD has protein sequence MFHCKPNVMPPIVHPTNCCQTHTFSKTIVPHIHPQHITNVHHKHFQHVHQYPHTYSSYDPVTHSHTHCGKPCCN, from the coding sequence ATGTTTCATTGCAAACCAAATGTGATGCCGCCAATTGTACACCCGACTAATTGTTGTCAAACTCATACTTTTTCTAAAACAATTGTGCCGCATATTCATCCGCAGCATATAACAAATGTGCATCATAAGCATTTCCAGCATGTGCATCAATATCCACACACTTATTCTAGTTACGATCCTGTTACACACTCTCATACTCATTGTGGTAAACCATGTTGTAACTAG
- a CDS encoding ArpU family phage packaging/lysis transcriptional regulator has protein sequence MSKEQLSFLDDVDEKAVRKIVIKELKNYRALKVQLENKKECSSAGFNIFPSLRDSFTVNELKVKQMERALQNSLDDEERLIIEKKYLTAARVKDINIYMELGMKKDTYYEIKQRAICRIATALGII, from the coding sequence ATGTCAAAGGAACAGCTATCTTTTCTCGATGATGTGGACGAAAAAGCCGTCCGGAAAATAGTCATCAAAGAATTGAAAAATTACCGCGCGCTCAAAGTCCAATTAGAGAATAAAAAAGAATGTTCATCTGCCGGCTTTAACATTTTCCCTTCCCTCCGGGATTCATTTACCGTTAATGAACTCAAAGTCAAACAGATGGAACGGGCTTTACAAAACAGCTTGGACGATGAAGAACGTTTGATTATCGAAAAGAAATACCTGACGGCTGCCAGGGTGAAAGACATCAATATTTATATGGAACTCGGCATGAAAAAGGATACCTATTATGAAATAAAGCAGCGGGCAATCTGCCGTATTGCAACAGCACTCGGAATTATCTGA
- a CDS encoding DUF5052 family protein, whose translation MKKAIATIVILLLVALAAGCESWDRMVKDFNASNNGLERTATVYDQNGNKIKTYKGKFDVEVNDYGNKVKFDLDGKRIMISNAVVIVEEN comes from the coding sequence ATGAAAAAAGCTATTGCCACAATCGTAATTCTGCTGCTTGTCGCGTTGGCGGCAGGTTGTGAGTCATGGGATAGAATGGTGAAGGATTTTAACGCATCCAATAATGGATTAGAACGGACGGCAACTGTCTACGATCAGAACGGAAATAAGATCAAAACATACAAAGGCAAATTTGATGTTGAAGTCAATGACTATGGGAATAAGGTGAAATTCGACCTGGACGGAAAACGAATCATGATCAGCAATGCAGTTGTGATTGTGGAGGAAAACTAG
- a CDS encoding putative metallopeptidase, with product MKKHIGFYIREGNNKWAGKAKKCTAFERHMTDYMLFVFINKEAWKTMNPEQRAALVDHELCHFTRAEWEEPDPNDSSKWVTMYGPAEDPDSWGIREHDVEEFSEIIERHGLWEKGIESFAAAVREADYQMNIDDVKRLQRVK from the coding sequence ATGAAGAAACACATTGGTTTTTACATCCGGGAAGGTAACAACAAATGGGCCGGGAAGGCAAAAAAATGCACGGCCTTTGAGCGCCATATGACCGATTACATGCTTTTTGTATTCATCAATAAGGAAGCCTGGAAGACGATGAACCCAGAGCAGCGCGCCGCCCTGGTCGATCATGAGCTTTGTCATTTTACCCGCGCGGAATGGGAGGAACCGGATCCGAATGACTCAAGCAAATGGGTTACTATGTACGGGCCCGCAGAAGATCCCGACAGCTGGGGGATCCGCGAGCATGACGTTGAAGAGTTTTCGGAAATCATTGAGCGTCACGGTCTTTGGGAAAAAGGGATTGAATCATTTGCTGCTGCCGTCCGAGAGGCTGACTATCAAATGAATATTGATGATGTGAAAAGACTTCAAAGGGTGAAATGA
- a CDS encoding Fur-regulated basic protein FbpA, with protein sequence MNELMKALYCERKKDELKARLLKMGYFKTPDGRQLYELSLAELDAIFKKKLIERGK encoded by the coding sequence GTGAATGAATTAATGAAGGCCCTTTATTGTGAAAGGAAAAAGGACGAGCTTAAAGCGCGGCTGCTTAAAATGGGGTATTTTAAAACGCCTGACGGCCGGCAGCTGTACGAGCTTTCATTGGCTGAATTAGACGCAATATTCAAAAAGAAATTGATTGAAAGGGGAAAATGA